One stretch of Puniceicoccaceae bacterium DNA includes these proteins:
- the ubiE gene encoding bifunctional demethylmenaquinone methyltransferase/2-methoxy-6-polyprenyl-1,4-benzoquinol methylase UbiE, giving the protein MPEAKAVNKFFSDIAPSYDLANRVMSSGIDVGWRRYLARRVSASHPVDLLDLATGSGDVAFTLARKVKSAQHILATDFCQPMLEQAMQKQSTRRGAERVSFQQADCLNLPMDDNSFDVVTIAFGLRNLEDRARGLAEILRVLRPGGRLLVLEFTQPDRWIRGFYYWYLKHIIPRISGKLTGHEDAYEYLGSSIEAFPEKAKLAAELEAAGFTDIRMKGLTFSIAAVHEGSKPVT; this is encoded by the coding sequence ATGCCCGAAGCAAAGGCCGTAAACAAATTCTTCAGCGACATTGCGCCATCCTATGATCTCGCCAACCGGGTCATGAGTTCCGGCATAGATGTGGGATGGCGACGCTACCTTGCACGGCGCGTCTCCGCCAGTCACCCCGTCGATCTGCTCGACCTCGCGACAGGAAGCGGAGATGTTGCCTTCACACTGGCGCGCAAGGTGAAATCCGCCCAACACATCCTTGCGACCGATTTCTGCCAGCCGATGCTTGAACAGGCCATGCAGAAGCAGTCGACACGTCGGGGAGCTGAGCGGGTTTCCTTCCAACAAGCAGATTGTCTCAACCTGCCCATGGACGACAATTCCTTTGACGTGGTCACGATCGCATTCGGACTGCGCAATCTCGAGGACCGGGCGAGGGGTCTCGCTGAAATACTTCGGGTGCTGCGCCCCGGTGGTCGTTTGCTGGTGCTCGAATTCACCCAGCCCGACCGATGGATTCGCGGTTTTTACTACTGGTACCTGAAACACATCATTCCCCGAATTTCCGGCAAACTCACAGGTCACGAAGATGCCTACGAATACCTTGGCTCAAGCATTGAGGCATTCCCCGAAAAAGCAAAGCTCGCTGCCGAACTCGAAGCTGCCGGATTTACCGACATCCGCATGAAGGGCCTCACCTTCTCCATCGCTGCAGTTCATGAAGGCAGCAAGCCCGTGACTTGA
- a CDS encoding HU family DNA-binding protein, whose translation MASNLTKRDIVLEIYEKTNFPQKEVKETVQMTLDVIAKAIGEGRNVELRNFGVFQIQQRKSRVGRNPNKPEKDVVIPSRAVIKFKAGKELKVLLEKLNKDKLA comes from the coding sequence ATGGCTTCGAACTTAACCAAACGCGACATTGTATTGGAAATCTACGAGAAGACAAATTTCCCGCAGAAGGAAGTCAAGGAAACTGTCCAGATGACGCTTGACGTGATTGCGAAGGCAATCGGCGAAGGACGCAACGTTGAATTGCGTAATTTTGGGGTATTCCAGATTCAGCAGCGCAAATCCCGCGTGGGCCGTAATCCCAACAAGCCGGAAAAGGATGTCGTGATTCCCAGCCGCGCTGTCATCAAGTTCAAGGCAGGCAAGGAGCTGAAGGTTCTGCTTGAAAAACTGAACAAGGATAAGCTTGCGTAA
- a CDS encoding AAA family ATPase, translating into MNDKEKENPLDELKRQLESMFQGQSGSSAMPSFLNPGAASGPSKEGPHPKPSDQDAKDQAILKKIREFNLKPKEITDYLNRFVIRQDEAKKVLSVAICDHFNHVRKCIEDPQLGREEYHKQNILLLGPTGVGKTYLMRTIAKLIGVPFVKADATKFSETGYVGADVEDLVRDLVKVANGNIDLAQYGIIYIDEIDKIANAGGSSGGKDVSGRGVQINLLKIMEDTEVSQFSPTDIMAQMQAVMGGNRQKGTISTRHILFIVSGAFDKLAENIQKRLNATKIGFDANPDKSDAALNQALQQAETRDFIDYGFEPEFVGRLPVRVACDPLSVSDLAKIMTTSEGSILKQYHRDFQGFGIDFDINPEAILEVARRAHGQKTGARGILTVLERLFRDFKFELPSTGIRSFEVTEATLKDPRSELEKLLRDNLHLMAEVHRKDVERFAAAFKNQFDLELQFNDDAIAALASLAEQERQSIYSACEVCFSDAQHGLKIIARNTGRTRFEIDSTFVQQTDNVISKWVVESFKNADTSEPSEDASR; encoded by the coding sequence ATGAACGATAAGGAAAAAGAAAACCCTCTCGATGAACTGAAACGACAATTGGAGAGCATGTTTCAGGGTCAATCCGGGTCCTCGGCAATGCCTTCCTTTCTGAACCCGGGAGCCGCATCAGGTCCGTCCAAAGAGGGTCCACACCCAAAACCCAGTGATCAGGATGCAAAAGATCAGGCCATTCTTAAGAAAATCCGCGAGTTCAACCTGAAACCGAAGGAGATCACCGATTACCTCAACCGTTTCGTGATCCGCCAGGATGAAGCCAAAAAGGTTCTTTCCGTCGCGATCTGCGATCACTTCAACCATGTTCGCAAGTGTATTGAAGATCCACAGCTTGGGCGTGAGGAATACCACAAGCAGAACATCCTGCTGCTCGGACCAACCGGTGTCGGAAAAACCTACCTGATGCGCACCATCGCCAAACTGATTGGTGTTCCATTTGTCAAAGCCGACGCTACCAAATTTTCGGAAACCGGATATGTGGGCGCTGATGTGGAAGACCTTGTCAGGGATCTCGTGAAGGTCGCCAATGGCAACATCGACCTGGCTCAGTATGGCATCATTTACATTGATGAAATCGACAAAATCGCCAACGCGGGTGGCAGTTCGGGAGGCAAGGATGTATCGGGTCGTGGTGTGCAGATCAATCTGCTCAAGATCATGGAAGACACCGAGGTCAGCCAGTTCAGCCCCACCGATATCATGGCTCAGATGCAGGCCGTGATGGGGGGGAATCGTCAAAAGGGAACCATTTCCACCCGACACATTCTCTTCATCGTCAGTGGCGCCTTCGACAAGCTGGCAGAGAATATTCAAAAACGTCTCAACGCCACCAAGATCGGATTTGATGCCAACCCCGACAAATCCGATGCAGCCCTCAATCAGGCCCTTCAACAAGCCGAAACCCGCGATTTCATTGACTACGGTTTCGAACCCGAGTTTGTGGGGCGTTTGCCCGTGCGCGTTGCCTGTGATCCGCTGAGCGTTTCCGATCTCGCAAAAATCATGACCACTTCTGAAGGCAGTATCCTCAAGCAGTATCACCGGGACTTTCAGGGATTTGGTATCGACTTCGATATCAATCCCGAAGCCATTCTGGAGGTGGCACGCCGGGCGCACGGACAAAAAACCGGAGCCAGAGGCATTCTCACGGTGCTCGAACGCCTGTTCCGTGATTTCAAGTTTGAGCTGCCCTCAACCGGCATTCGCTCATTTGAAGTGACCGAAGCCACCCTGAAGGATCCGCGCTCCGAACTCGAAAAACTGCTTCGCGACAACCTTCACCTCATGGCGGAGGTTCATCGAAAGGATGTGGAACGCTTCGCTGCTGCATTCAAAAACCAGTTCGATCTCGAGCTGCAGTTCAATGATGATGCAATTGCTGCACTCGCATCACTGGCAGAGCAGGAGCGTCAGTCGATCTACTCGGCTTGCGAAGTCTGTTTCAGCGACGCCCAGCACGGTCTGAAAATCATTGCGCGCAACACAGGACGAACCCGATTCGAAATCGATTCCACCTTTGTCCAACAGACCGACAATGTCATCTCCAAGTGGGTGGTGGAGAGTTTCAAAAACGCTGACACCTCAGAACCGTCCGAGGACGCATCCCGTTAA